From the genome of Thermoflexus hugenholtzii, one region includes:
- a CDS encoding TatD family hydrolase, whose protein sequence is MERSILIDTHCHLDDPAFDPDREEVLARARMAGVEILILPGVEPEGIPRALALAERHPGLYVAVGIHPHVASQFSSQLLVQLRSWARHPQVVAIGEIGLDFYRDRSPREAQREAFRAQLELAGELGLPVIIHQREAREAVMEELERWLAARPGARGVLHAFSGDPAMARIAVEWGFLLGIGGPLTYPRAESLREAARAVGLDGLVLETDAPYLPPQPHRGRRNEPAYLRNVAEALAQLLGLPMEQIARQTTANACRLFRLPPPQESDLPESRSGDP, encoded by the coding sequence ATGGAGCGGTCGATCCTCATCGATACCCATTGCCACCTGGACGACCCGGCCTTCGATCCGGATCGGGAGGAGGTGCTGGCCCGAGCCCGGATGGCGGGCGTGGAGATCCTCATCCTCCCCGGGGTGGAACCGGAAGGGATTCCACGTGCCCTGGCGCTGGCCGAACGCCATCCGGGGCTTTACGTAGCGGTGGGGATTCATCCCCACGTGGCCTCGCAGTTTTCTTCCCAGCTCCTGGTCCAGCTCCGGAGCTGGGCGCGACATCCTCAAGTGGTGGCCATCGGGGAGATCGGACTGGATTTCTATCGCGATCGCTCGCCTCGAGAGGCGCAACGGGAAGCCTTCCGGGCCCAGCTGGAGCTGGCCGGCGAGCTGGGGCTGCCGGTGATCATCCACCAGCGGGAGGCCCGCGAGGCCGTGATGGAGGAGCTGGAGCGCTGGCTCGCCGCCCGCCCCGGGGCCCGAGGGGTCCTCCACGCCTTCTCCGGCGATCCCGCTATGGCCCGGATCGCCGTGGAATGGGGGTTCCTCCTGGGGATCGGGGGGCCGCTCACCTATCCCCGGGCGGAAAGCCTGCGGGAGGCCGCGCGGGCGGTCGGCCTGGACGGCCTGGTGCTGGAGACGGACGCGCCCTATCTGCCCCCGCAACCCCATCGGGGCCGTCGTAACGAGCCCGCTTACCTGCGGAACGTGGCGGAAGCCCTGGCCCAGCTTCTCGGGCTGCCGATGGAGCAGATCGCCCGACAAACCACCGCGAACGCTTGCCGGCTCTTCCGGCTTCCCCCACCGCAGGAAAGCGATCTCCCGGAGTCTCGCTCCGGAGATCCGTAG
- a CDS encoding polyprenyl synthetase family protein, translating to MPPTAHSVQALVHIQEWLQGDLEQVEARMRAIPLPFEPLKTAVDHLLRAGGKRIRPMLVLLTGRLYREADEAMIALAAAVEMLHTATLVHDDLIDGSLLRRGIPTLNAIWTPAATVLTGDYLFAYAASLAAQTENVRVMAIFARTLMTICEGELRQQFGDRAAMLDREDYFQRIYAKTAAMFELATEAAAVLARAPEPQVEALRRYGVDLGMAFQIMDDILDFTGEAQVLGKPVGNDLRQGLITLPVLFYLEEHPGDPVIGRILAGSFGDEELIREAVQRVRNSKAIARARAEAEAFIRRSQSYLENIPEGPAREALRFLGEHVLRRDH from the coding sequence ATGCCTCCGACCGCGCATTCGGTGCAGGCTCTGGTCCATATCCAGGAGTGGCTCCAGGGAGACCTGGAGCAGGTAGAGGCCCGCATGCGGGCGATCCCCCTCCCGTTTGAACCCCTGAAAACCGCGGTGGACCATCTGCTGCGTGCGGGGGGCAAGCGCATCCGTCCCATGTTGGTTTTGCTGACCGGTCGGCTCTACCGGGAAGCAGACGAGGCGATGATCGCTCTGGCCGCCGCCGTGGAGATGCTGCACACCGCCACCCTGGTCCACGACGACCTGATTGATGGCTCCCTGCTCCGGCGGGGGATCCCGACCCTGAACGCCATCTGGACCCCGGCGGCAACGGTGCTGACGGGCGATTACCTGTTCGCCTACGCGGCCTCCCTGGCGGCGCAGACCGAGAACGTCCGCGTCATGGCCATCTTCGCACGCACGCTGATGACCATCTGCGAGGGGGAGCTGCGCCAGCAATTTGGAGACCGCGCCGCCATGCTGGATCGGGAGGATTATTTCCAACGGATCTATGCTAAGACGGCGGCGATGTTCGAGCTGGCCACCGAGGCGGCTGCCGTGCTGGCCCGGGCTCCTGAGCCCCAGGTGGAGGCCCTTCGGCGTTACGGGGTGGATCTGGGGATGGCGTTCCAGATCATGGACGACATCCTGGACTTCACCGGTGAGGCCCAGGTCTTGGGCAAGCCGGTCGGCAACGATCTGCGTCAGGGCCTGATCACCCTCCCGGTGCTCTTCTATTTGGAGGAGCACCCCGGGGATCCCGTCATCGGCCGCATCCTGGCCGGGAGCTTCGGGGATGAGGAACTCATCCGCGAGGCGGTTCAGCGCGTGCGGAACTCGAAGGCGATCGCCCGGGCCCGGGCGGAGGCGGAGGCGTTCATCCGTCGCAGCCAGAGTTACCTGGAGAACATCCCGGAGGGTCCGGCCCGGGAGGCCCTGCGGTTCCTGGGCGAACACGTCCTGCGTCGGGATCATTGA
- a CDS encoding glycosyltransferase family 2 protein yields MDVSVIVVSWNVWGWLAPCLVSIRHALGRLEGEIIVVDNASTDGTPERVREAFPDVRLLVNPANRGFPAANNQGMAVARGRYFFLLNPDTVVLDQAIEDLVTFADAHPDVGVVGPQLLNPDGSVQSSRRRFPTFWTALFESTWWQPWAPRRILARYYVLDRPDHEIQEVDWVTGAAMLVRREVVERVGPMDEGFFMYAEELDWCRRIRQAGWRVFYYPPAKVIHYGGRSSDQVPALQHLAFQRSKIRYFRKHHGPWAAAALQAFLIAQYLWQIGVEGSKALLGHKPAMRRERVRIYTQVVRGLLERS; encoded by the coding sequence ATGGATGTCTCGGTGATCGTGGTGAGCTGGAACGTATGGGGCTGGCTGGCTCCCTGTCTGGTCTCCATCCGGCATGCCCTGGGAAGGCTGGAGGGGGAGATCATCGTGGTCGACAACGCCTCGACGGACGGGACTCCGGAGCGGGTGCGGGAGGCCTTCCCCGATGTGCGGCTTCTGGTCAACCCGGCCAACCGGGGTTTCCCGGCGGCGAACAATCAGGGGATGGCGGTCGCGCGAGGCCGCTATTTCTTTTTGTTGAATCCGGATACCGTAGTTCTGGATCAGGCCATCGAGGATCTGGTCACCTTTGCGGACGCCCATCCGGATGTGGGGGTGGTAGGTCCGCAGCTGCTCAACCCGGATGGGAGCGTCCAGTCCTCCCGCCGGCGGTTTCCCACCTTCTGGACTGCGCTGTTTGAGAGCACCTGGTGGCAGCCCTGGGCGCCCCGTCGCATCCTGGCGCGCTATTACGTCCTGGATCGCCCGGATCATGAGATCCAGGAGGTGGATTGGGTCACCGGGGCGGCCATGCTGGTCCGGCGGGAGGTGGTCGAGCGGGTCGGGCCTATGGACGAGGGGTTCTTCATGTATGCCGAGGAGCTGGACTGGTGCCGGAGGATCCGGCAGGCGGGCTGGCGGGTGTTCTACTATCCGCCGGCGAAAGTGATCCATTATGGGGGGCGAAGCAGCGATCAGGTGCCGGCCCTGCAGCATCTGGCCTTCCAGCGGAGCAAGATCCGGTATTTCCGAAAGCATCACGGTCCGTGGGCCGCCGCCGCCCTGCAGGCCTTCCTGATCGCCCAGTATCTCTGGCAGATCGGCGTGGAGGGGAGCAAAGCCCTGCTGGGGCATAAGCCGGCCATGCGCCGGGAGCGCGTGCGGATTTACACGCAGGTGGTCCGAGGGTTGCTGGAACGATCCTGA
- a CDS encoding glycosyltransferase family 39 protein has protein sequence MGRTGFCKPLEGTLRGARPLLLSLSLGFFGLSLAYQLVTPIGETPDELSHFRVIAHIVRHRTWPVIQPGQPTPPHESTQFPLYYGIAALATAWIHYDDEVIREEANPHHVGAPAPPPEGWNNRNFLVHDPREIRLWRGEFLAFRIARLISTLAGLSAVLLTYRLARRVFPRSPRAALLAAALLVFHPRLIFTAASVSNDAMAIAGAALALNAFADYVLRPSPRKALIAGLAMGMAILSKASNVGLIPIWILSGALAKPRRPHFGSWVLELTLGLLGAALLAGGWMAWNMALYRDPLALRAHMEIIHWQRPNLPTLADWWFIFLRARETAFFSFGATEGIVGERWIYWIEDLFLVATLFQLLRKSWKSRLNLQSASENSSLIFVLFAWVSVVILEFFCWNIHVEAALGRLLFVGLPAFWLIVLWAWEIPGWPARTGHPLYAWLAFSSSLSLIGLGAYLWPAFHRPLRTEQEIPASLERLEWIFEDLDSGEPLVRLIGFQATPRRLMPGQTVHLHACWQLLRPSARNYSMTYQIWAGANPSRGERLGQVDTYPGGGSWPMRFWPPGGVLCDTYLITLRPPAQLPTALTLLVGVYDRSQPDLPQLPRREGAGMILFAGVGKPGPAEEFRSWEARFEPGILLLRHEVIQATPEEIRLRLIWKATSSLPPGLHVFLHLLDPNGRWIAGGDGPPRMGDYPTEFWMPGDIVEEERWIRPQPPLLPGEYRLHTGWYELTSGRRLRAFDASGHPIPDDSVPLGRIRLASTP, from the coding sequence ATGGGAAGGACCGGATTCTGCAAGCCCCTTGAAGGGACATTGCGTGGAGCTCGCCCTCTGCTCTTGAGCCTCTCGCTGGGTTTCTTTGGATTAAGTCTGGCTTATCAATTGGTTACTCCCATCGGGGAGACACCGGACGAGCTCTCCCACTTCCGGGTAATCGCCCATATCGTCCGGCACCGGACTTGGCCGGTGATTCAACCAGGACAACCCACGCCGCCTCACGAAAGCACTCAGTTCCCGCTTTATTATGGGATCGCAGCCCTTGCAACTGCCTGGATTCATTACGACGATGAGGTCATCCGGGAGGAGGCCAACCCTCATCATGTAGGGGCTCCTGCTCCGCCCCCTGAGGGCTGGAACAATCGGAACTTCCTCGTTCACGATCCGCGAGAGATTCGCCTCTGGCGAGGAGAGTTCCTGGCCTTTCGAATCGCTCGACTGATCTCCACGCTGGCGGGCTTGAGCGCGGTCCTCCTGACTTATCGGCTTGCGCGTCGGGTTTTCCCGCGCTCACCCCGGGCCGCGCTTCTTGCGGCGGCGCTTCTGGTTTTCCATCCTCGCTTGATCTTCACCGCTGCGAGCGTCAGCAATGACGCAATGGCCATAGCGGGCGCAGCCCTGGCTCTCAACGCCTTTGCGGATTATGTTTTGCGACCCTCTCCTCGGAAAGCCCTGATAGCAGGGCTGGCGATGGGTATGGCGATTTTATCCAAGGCTTCGAATGTCGGATTGATCCCCATCTGGATTCTGAGCGGGGCGCTGGCCAAACCGCGACGCCCGCACTTTGGGAGCTGGGTTCTTGAACTGACCCTTGGTTTGCTGGGAGCTGCCTTGCTGGCTGGAGGATGGATGGCGTGGAACATGGCCTTGTATCGAGACCCCCTGGCTCTTCGTGCTCATATGGAGATCATCCACTGGCAGCGACCGAATCTGCCGACACTCGCAGATTGGTGGTTTATCTTTTTACGAGCTCGCGAGACCGCTTTCTTTTCTTTTGGAGCAACGGAAGGCATTGTAGGCGAGCGATGGATCTACTGGATTGAGGATCTTTTCCTTGTCGCCACCTTATTCCAGCTTCTGAGAAAGTCATGGAAATCCCGTCTCAACCTGCAGTCGGCTTCTGAAAACTCCTCACTGATCTTTGTTTTATTTGCATGGGTCTCCGTTGTTATACTTGAGTTCTTTTGCTGGAATATTCATGTAGAAGCGGCGTTAGGGCGCCTTCTGTTCGTTGGCCTCCCGGCTTTCTGGCTCATTGTTCTGTGGGCCTGGGAGATTCCGGGCTGGCCTGCCCGGACTGGGCATCCTTTATATGCTTGGTTGGCTTTTTCTTCTTCGCTCTCTTTAATTGGGCTCGGGGCCTATCTGTGGCCTGCGTTTCATCGTCCCCTGCGCACTGAGCAGGAGATCCCTGCTTCCTTGGAGCGTCTGGAGTGGATTTTCGAGGATCTTGACAGCGGGGAGCCACTGGTGCGCCTGATCGGCTTTCAGGCGACGCCGCGTCGTCTGATGCCCGGACAGACCGTGCATCTTCATGCTTGCTGGCAGTTGCTGCGTCCATCCGCTCGCAATTACTCTATGACCTATCAGATATGGGCCGGAGCGAACCCGTCCCGAGGAGAGCGTCTGGGGCAGGTGGATACTTATCCCGGTGGTGGATCATGGCCGATGCGTTTCTGGCCACCCGGAGGAGTGCTCTGTGACACTTATCTAATCACCCTGCGTCCTCCTGCGCAGCTCCCCACCGCTCTCACTCTTCTTGTTGGGGTTTACGATCGGTCACAGCCTGATCTCCCCCAACTTCCACGCCGGGAAGGAGCCGGGATGATCCTCTTCGCCGGAGTGGGGAAACCAGGTCCGGCAGAGGAGTTCCGCTCATGGGAGGCGCGTTTCGAGCCCGGCATTCTTCTGCTACGCCATGAGGTGATTCAGGCCACTCCTGAGGAGATCCGGCTCCGCCTGATCTGGAAGGCCACATCCTCACTGCCACCCGGGCTTCATGTGTTTCTCCACCTGCTCGATCCCAATGGACGCTGGATCGCCGGAGGGGATGGACCTCCACGCATGGGAGATTATCCGACTGAGTTCTGGATGCCAGGAGATATTGTAGAAGAAGAGCGCTGGATACGTCCCCAACCTCCATTGCTACCGGGCGAATATCGTTTGCACACGGGCTGGTATGAGCTGACCAGCGGCAGGCGGCTGAGGGCCTTCGACGCAAGCGGACATCCTATCCCGGATGACAGCGTCCCGCTGGGCCGCATTCGCCTGGCATCTACGCCATAA
- a CDS encoding 6-pyruvoyl-tetrahydropterin synthase-related protein: MWQAGVLYPRWAPDLAGGAGYPLFVFHAPLFPWSVAALIVGLGFPLDQAMKVVLMGAAWVGSAGAYWLARRWGLSQAASMVAGLAFGYMPFQLQQSNYPQYVAVNLIPWLLISIDYAIRQGGFRARSGLAVSTALLGLCHNLSAMMGYSVAFAYALLVIWKERAPVRRWAKALAAFVIGLGMALPYLGPSFTDIGLVHLERARTGVYEVTHHFLTIPRLLSMPPLRDERWGNRPHVLTFGLHQILLALPSLRGVLFLRRRAGRLERLWGWILLLILTALMLPVSYPVWAALPFLHYIQFPWRWLGPAGLIIALLIGLSIEDLKPKHRWPCAFAAALILILGVLGLIYDGGSRHTLSGSTLRDLHRYEREQQYPGLTATGELFPRWVEGWPEAPPDVAAAYAREEEPFRLDLHALPPEAHARLLYKGPLDQAWEISSPLPFPARFWVLGYPGWQVTVNGTPTPAWVEAGTGWLRAEIPAGVHAVRLRFQGRWLWRLFDHAALTMWLGWLTWAILRRTRKRKEEKRSASVVDLSPANPEMLRHWGARGAGVMFLVILGFHLPYHLWSMTRVPLDQPPGADLSVRTDFEGQMRLAGYSIERWTVRPGETVRLTLWWRALRTPNEDVHVYVHGIPADRLVPPAPQAFQSDHVHPGDVPVRRWDPEKHYRDDHLLRIPTEARPGPYRIRIGLYSGPEGRRWQTTDNGSDGIDLPFALVVSRALPPYSPAVSFGEVLLLEGYEQPSPLHSGQPLTLWFGWRARRPLSQNYTFFVHLLNEKGGLVAQRDLFQLTALWPAGTLIPLGVDLPPLPSGNYRIRIGWYLWPSMEHLPAPSPTGVPYWEMPNVLEVKP; encoded by the coding sequence ATGTGGCAGGCAGGGGTTCTCTATCCACGCTGGGCGCCAGACCTGGCCGGAGGGGCAGGATATCCTCTTTTCGTGTTCCACGCTCCCTTGTTCCCCTGGTCTGTAGCTGCCCTGATCGTAGGGCTGGGCTTTCCTCTTGACCAAGCCATGAAGGTGGTTCTGATGGGAGCCGCCTGGGTTGGCAGCGCAGGCGCTTATTGGCTTGCCCGGAGGTGGGGGCTCAGCCAAGCGGCATCCATGGTTGCAGGCCTGGCTTTCGGCTATATGCCCTTTCAACTCCAACAGAGCAACTATCCGCAGTATGTGGCCGTGAATCTCATCCCCTGGCTTCTCATCAGCATTGACTACGCAATCCGCCAGGGTGGATTCCGGGCACGGAGCGGGCTGGCTGTGTCCACGGCTCTTCTGGGCCTCTGCCATAACTTAAGCGCTATGATGGGTTACTCGGTCGCCTTCGCCTACGCGCTTCTCGTGATCTGGAAGGAACGAGCCCCCGTTCGGCGCTGGGCGAAAGCCCTGGCGGCCTTCGTCATCGGTCTGGGAATGGCTCTCCCTTATCTGGGCCCATCCTTCACGGACATCGGCCTGGTTCATCTGGAGCGCGCCCGCACAGGCGTTTATGAGGTCACCCATCACTTCTTGACCATACCGCGCCTCCTCTCAATGCCCCCGCTGCGAGATGAACGCTGGGGGAATCGTCCTCACGTCCTGACCTTCGGATTGCACCAGATACTGCTCGCGCTTCCATCGCTAAGGGGGGTTCTCTTCCTTCGTCGACGGGCAGGACGATTAGAGAGGCTCTGGGGATGGATCCTCCTGCTCATCCTAACAGCCCTGATGCTTCCTGTCTCCTATCCTGTATGGGCAGCTCTGCCCTTCCTGCATTACATCCAGTTTCCATGGCGCTGGTTAGGGCCTGCGGGGCTCATCATCGCCCTTCTGATCGGCCTATCTATAGAGGATTTGAAGCCGAAACATCGATGGCCCTGCGCCTTTGCAGCCGCCCTGATTCTCATCCTCGGAGTGCTGGGGCTGATTTATGATGGAGGATCCCGCCACACGCTGTCCGGCTCAACCCTAAGGGATCTGCATCGTTATGAGCGGGAGCAACAATATCCCGGGCTTACCGCAACCGGAGAGCTGTTCCCCCGCTGGGTGGAGGGCTGGCCGGAGGCACCTCCCGATGTCGCGGCTGCATATGCGCGAGAGGAAGAGCCCTTTCGCCTGGATCTTCATGCCCTTCCTCCCGAAGCCCATGCGCGGCTGCTCTATAAAGGCCCGCTCGATCAGGCCTGGGAAATCTCGAGCCCCCTCCCCTTCCCAGCTCGCTTCTGGGTCCTTGGCTACCCCGGCTGGCAGGTCACCGTGAACGGAACGCCAACTCCAGCGTGGGTTGAGGCGGGCACCGGCTGGCTCCGCGCGGAGATACCTGCTGGCGTCCATGCTGTTCGTCTTCGATTTCAGGGCCGATGGCTCTGGCGACTTTTCGATCATGCCGCCCTCACCATGTGGTTAGGATGGCTCACGTGGGCAATCCTGAGACGAACCCGGAAGCGCAAAGAGGAAAAGCGATCCGCTTCGGTTGTGGACCTCAGCCCCGCGAACCCGGAGATGCTTCGACACTGGGGCGCCCGAGGCGCAGGCGTCATGTTCTTGGTCATCCTCGGCTTTCATCTCCCTTACCATCTCTGGTCCATGACTCGCGTGCCCCTGGATCAACCTCCAGGAGCCGACCTCTCGGTGCGCACAGATTTCGAAGGTCAGATGCGGCTGGCAGGCTACTCGATTGAACGATGGACCGTCCGCCCGGGCGAAACCGTTCGCCTCACATTGTGGTGGCGTGCCCTCCGGACTCCGAACGAAGATGTGCACGTCTATGTTCATGGCATACCGGCTGATCGCCTCGTCCCTCCTGCCCCTCAGGCTTTCCAGAGCGATCACGTTCATCCGGGAGATGTTCCTGTCCGACGATGGGATCCCGAAAAACACTACCGGGATGACCACCTTCTCAGGATCCCCACAGAGGCCCGACCGGGGCCCTACCGCATTCGTATAGGGCTATACAGTGGGCCGGAGGGACGGCGCTGGCAGACCACAGATAATGGGTCTGATGGCATAGACCTGCCCTTCGCACTGGTGGTCTCCCGCGCTCTTCCTCCTTACTCTCCTGCAGTCTCCTTTGGGGAGGTTCTTCTCCTGGAGGGATACGAGCAACCAAGCCCTCTGCATAGCGGACAACCCCTTACGCTCTGGTTCGGATGGCGGGCTCGGAGGCCCTTATCGCAAAATTACACGTTCTTCGTGCATCTCCTCAACGAAAAGGGGGGGCTGGTCGCCCAACGGGATCTCTTCCAGCTCACTGCGCTGTGGCCGGCAGGAACCCTGATCCCTCTTGGCGTCGATCTGCCTCCTCTTCCTTCGGGAAATTATCGGATCCGCATCGGCTGGTATCTCTGGCCCTCCATGGAACATCTTCCTGCCCCCAGCCCTACGGGGGTCCCTTACTGGGAAATGCCCAACGTCCTGGAGGTGAAGCCTTGA
- a CDS encoding glycosyltransferase: MRVVHLYKDYFPILGGIENHIRFLAEAQARSGLEVIVLVTSPTCRTQEIREGNLWVLKAGRWLTVSSTPLSPVFFLHARRLLPHCDLIHLHHPYPPAELAYLLTGGGIPAVMTYHSDIVRQRLGSRLYRPLLHRVLSRVDRILVTSPVYLETSPHLRAFREKCRVVPLGIDLTRFLSAPPDATRALRASWCETPQRPHVLFVGRLRYYKGLETLLHALKRLPDVHAVIVGTGPMERPWRALTHDLGLSPRVHFLGDIPDAQLPLFYHAADLFVLPASARAEAFGTVLLEAMAAGLPVITTDIGTGTRWVVGEAGWVVPPWDPEALATAIGEILGDPVTARARGVQGRERVRAHFTLEKMVENVMAVYQEVLHQAHPQRASPNP; encoded by the coding sequence ATGCGGGTGGTCCATTTATACAAGGACTACTTCCCGATCCTCGGAGGGATCGAGAATCACATTCGGTTCCTGGCGGAGGCCCAGGCCCGCTCCGGCCTGGAAGTCATCGTCCTGGTGACCTCTCCCACCTGCCGAACCCAGGAGATCCGGGAGGGGAACCTGTGGGTGTTGAAGGCCGGGCGCTGGCTCACGGTGTCCTCTACCCCTCTGAGCCCTGTTTTCTTCCTGCACGCCCGGCGCCTCCTTCCCCATTGCGATCTGATCCACCTGCATCACCCCTACCCACCGGCGGAACTGGCCTACCTCCTGACCGGAGGAGGGATCCCTGCCGTCATGACCTACCACAGCGATATCGTGCGCCAGCGCCTGGGCAGCCGGCTCTATCGTCCGCTGCTCCATCGCGTGCTCTCCCGGGTCGACCGTATCCTGGTCACCAGCCCCGTTTATCTGGAGACCTCCCCCCACCTGCGAGCCTTCCGTGAAAAATGCCGTGTGGTTCCCCTGGGCATCGATCTCACCCGCTTTCTCTCCGCTCCCCCCGATGCGACGCGGGCCCTGCGCGCCTCCTGGTGCGAGACGCCCCAACGTCCCCACGTCCTCTTCGTGGGCCGCCTGCGGTATTACAAGGGGCTCGAGACCCTGCTCCACGCGCTCAAGCGCCTACCGGATGTCCACGCCGTGATCGTGGGGACCGGCCCGATGGAACGGCCATGGCGCGCCCTGACGCATGATCTGGGGCTCTCCCCGCGCGTGCATTTCCTCGGGGACATCCCGGATGCCCAGCTGCCCCTGTTTTATCACGCGGCCGATCTCTTTGTGCTGCCGGCCAGCGCGCGGGCGGAGGCGTTCGGGACCGTGCTGCTGGAGGCGATGGCCGCCGGCCTGCCGGTGATCACCACCGACATCGGGACGGGGACCCGCTGGGTGGTCGGCGAGGCGGGATGGGTGGTGCCTCCCTGGGATCCGGAAGCCCTGGCCACTGCCATCGGCGAGATCCTTGGGGATCCCGTCACCGCCCGGGCGCGCGGCGTGCAGGGCCGAGAGCGGGTTCGAGCGCACTTCACCCTGGAGAAGATGGTCGAGAACGTGATGGCGGTTTACCAGGAGGTCCTCCACCAGGCCCATCCCCAGAGGGCCAGCCCCAACCCGTAA